CGCCTCGGCGGGCACTCGGGGTAGACGACTCACCAGCCCATCTCCATGAAAAACAGCGCGGCCACGGCGTCGAGTACGATCACCACGAAAATCGACTGCACCACGCTCGATGTGGTGTGCGCGCCGACGGACTCGGCGCTGCCGCTGACCTTGAAGCCTTCCAGGCAACCGATCGCGGCAATCAGGAAAGCGAAGATCGGCGCTTTGACGATCCCCACCAGAAAATGCTGAACGCCGATGTCCGATTGCAGCAGCGACAAAAACATCGCCGGCGAAATATCCAGCGACACGGCGCAGACCACGCCACCGCCGACAATCCCGGAAAGCATCGCCATAAAAGTCAGCATCGGTAACGCGACCAGCAGGGCCAGCACGCGCGGCACCACCAGCAATTCAATGGGGTCGAGGCCCAAGGTGCGAATGGCGTCGATTTCTTCGTTGGCCTTCATCGAGCCGATCTGTGCGGTGAACGCACTGGCAGTACGGCCGGCCATCAGGATTGCGGTGAGCAGCACGGCGAATTCGCGCAGAAAGGAAAATGCTACCAGGTCCACGGTGAACACCGTGGCGCCAAAACTGGCCAGCACCGTTGCGCCGAGAAACGCCACCACGGCGCCCACCAGGAAGGTCAGCAGGGCAACGATGGGCGCGGCGTCGAGGCCGGTCTGTTCGATGTGCGCGACCATCGGCGTGATGCGCCAGCGCTTGGGCTGGAACAGCCCGCGGACGATGGTTTCCAGTATCAGGCCGACAAAACCGAGCAGCTGCAGCGTGTCTTGCCAGACCGTATCCACCGCACGACCGATGCGGGTCAGCAGTTGAATGCCGACGCTGATTTCCGGTTCCTTGATCGGGACGCAGAAGTCAGTCAGAGAGCGGTAGACCGTTTGCAGCAATGCGCGGTCGGCGGAGGAAATGGTGCAATCGGGGTGCTCGGCGGACCGACCGAGACGCTCGGAGCCCAGGAGTTCCACCAACAGCGAGGCGCCCGCGGTGTCGAGGGCGCCGAGACCGTTGAGATCAATGCGGGTGCTGTCGTCGTATTGGCCTTCGAGCTTTTCGCTCAAAAGCTTGAGGTCGGCGTAATGGACGAGCGTCCAGTCCCCGGTGACCCGGATCTGAGGCGGGGTGAGCGAGGTGTCCAATTGGGCATTACCGGCCACTGTGCTGCTGGTCATAAGCTCCGTGCTTTTTCGGCTGTTACGCAGATCTACGTAATAGCACGAACTGCCTTACTTTTCTTTGACCGGTGTGCTGTCGGTAATCTTGAAACGCAGAACGCCGATCAACTGGCCATCTTCGGTCAACACTCGCACCTGCCATTTGCCCGCCGGGTTGCCGGGGAAGTTCTGCTTGTGGGTCCA
The Pseudomonas sp. MYb327 DNA segment above includes these coding regions:
- a CDS encoding ABC transporter permease, producing MTSSTVAGNAQLDTSLTPPQIRVTGDWTLVHYADLKLLSEKLEGQYDDSTRIDLNGLGALDTAGASLLVELLGSERLGRSAEHPDCTISSADRALLQTVYRSLTDFCVPIKEPEISVGIQLLTRIGRAVDTVWQDTLQLLGFVGLILETIVRGLFQPKRWRITPMVAHIEQTGLDAAPIVALLTFLVGAVVAFLGATVLASFGATVFTVDLVAFSFLREFAVLLTAILMAGRTASAFTAQIGSMKANEEIDAIRTLGLDPIELLVVPRVLALLVALPMLTFMAMLSGIVGGGVVCAVSLDISPAMFLSLLQSDIGVQHFLVGIVKAPIFAFLIAAIGCLEGFKVSGSAESVGAHTTSSVVQSIFVVIVLDAVAALFFMEMGW